The sequence CGTTTGCCACGTTCTCGATTCAAGCGCCACTTTATTGCTTGCGCGCCGACAAAGGTGTTTCCGTATATGTTTTGGCGTGATGAAGCGGAGACAAAGGCGTACTTAGCCAGATGGAACGCTGGCATTAAGGCAAGCGCTTAATTGGGTTTGTCCTGACAATGACGACAAGAGTGCGACCTTTGCGCCACGACGGAGAAGGTGGACCCTTGTTGCTAATTGCAATAATTGCAAAGTTTGTTCAAGGTCACTTGGAGTGTTCGAAAAGCgcagtcggccattttgttttgaaggcgTTGTATtgggaatattttcaaaatattttgtttactcGAGCGACATGAAATTCGGGAGGCACGTGTGTGTGATTTGTGCGATTGCCATGGGTGACACACCCACTTTTTACCTTGTGACGTCAATCCAGATCAAATGTCGTCAATGGATCATCTTAATTTCCCAGAAAGAGGCGTGGCCGCTCATCTCGTCATCATAGAGGGAAGATCACGGAGTATCtaaagggaggaggaggacccacacacatgcacacacacacacgagagcGAGAGAACCCAGAGGAGATCGCACCCATCAGACGGAGAACTTTGGAAAAGCAAAGCGAAGGGACGGAAAGGACTTTTAGCTGGGCGACATGAACGTTCCATACATGACACAACttgcacttttttgtttgttttgctgcgGATGCTGGCAATCCACAGGTAAGTCCCTATTTATGGGGTTTGAGGAAGAAGATTCAGCTGGTCAAAGTTGGCTTTCATTTTGCACtaaggataaaaaaataagtatttTGGTTTGAATATGTGGTGACGTGTGCTTTTCATTCAGACGCTAGTCGTTTCCAGAGATTGGAAGATGGACTTCTGTTCAGAACGGTGATAATTGGACAATATTGATGTCATcttatttttgctttctggttcatttcttcttcttgaacTAAAGTACTGACCTGAAATTGACTTGCGGTTTGGTTGTAGGTTCGAGAAGACGAACCCGCTCAACTATCGTGGCGAGACGACAGCGAGGTTGGTCGGACGCGTTGGCCAATGTGTGTTTGCaacttgaacaaaataatatgaatgacatttgt comes from Syngnathus acus chromosome 21, fSynAcu1.2, whole genome shotgun sequence and encodes:
- the nms gene encoding neuromedin-S, with protein sequence MNVPYMTQLALFCLFCCGCWQSTDASRFQRLEDGLLFRTVREDEPAQLSWRDDSEQQQAQNLFKRFLFHYSKARTSADSEENMSDSVHPLMRLSPKLSQRRKKTVVLLNI